One genomic segment of Vibrio nitrifigilis includes these proteins:
- a CDS encoding FAD/NAD(P)-dependent oxidoreductase, whose protein sequence is MEGSRVVIIGAGPAGIRCAQTLVDAGLTPVVIDEQPRSGGQIYRRQPPNFKRGYKTLYGSEAAKAQALHRSADRIESKILYYPNTSVWNVQDKIVYAHQDGQPLEIHYDSIVLCTGAIDRVMPIEGWQNAGSYTLGGAQVALKHQGLSIGEHVTFMGTGPLLYLVAYQYVKAGADVKAVLDTSTLKDRCKGLMGLLSKPQALWSGLYFMLQMKRAGVALYSGITPQRIAHDEQGVCGVEAKLPNGKNIQIHCDAVATGFHLKPETQLADLLGCDFSFDELSQLWLLNTDGEGRTSVPHVYSAGDGTAILGADAAECAGRLAALSLLQDLDPAAMVLTMTHNRQKALKQKMLKKLARFRRFGLGLQKAFPWPAHMISELTDETVVCRCEMIKAGEIKQSVRYKQADEVNRSKSFTRVGMGRCQGRYCEHVNRHLIAKASQHNDTFVGRQRSQAPVKPLPVDVYLHQPQIINQIPVVNLVDERNGESEVSA, encoded by the coding sequence ATGGAAGGTTCACGAGTTGTCATAATCGGTGCGGGGCCTGCTGGTATTAGGTGTGCACAGACGCTGGTGGATGCAGGATTAACACCTGTGGTGATCGACGAGCAACCACGTAGTGGCGGACAAATTTATCGCCGTCAACCCCCCAATTTCAAGCGTGGCTATAAGACGTTATATGGTAGCGAAGCCGCTAAAGCACAAGCGCTTCATCGCAGTGCTGATCGTATTGAGTCTAAGATTTTGTATTATCCCAACACTTCAGTGTGGAATGTACAAGATAAGATTGTTTATGCTCATCAAGATGGCCAACCGTTAGAGATTCATTATGATTCAATTGTATTGTGTACTGGCGCAATTGATCGTGTGATGCCGATAGAAGGGTGGCAAAATGCGGGGAGTTATACCTTAGGTGGTGCCCAAGTCGCGTTAAAGCATCAAGGTTTGTCGATTGGCGAACATGTCACCTTTATGGGCACTGGGCCATTACTTTATCTAGTCGCTTACCAATACGTTAAAGCAGGCGCTGATGTTAAAGCCGTATTAGACACCTCAACATTGAAAGATCGGTGCAAAGGGTTAATGGGATTATTGTCCAAGCCACAAGCTCTTTGGTCTGGTCTTTATTTTATGTTGCAAATGAAGCGTGCCGGGGTGGCATTATATTCTGGCATTACACCGCAACGCATTGCCCACGATGAGCAGGGCGTGTGCGGTGTTGAAGCGAAACTCCCTAATGGGAAAAACATTCAAATTCATTGTGATGCTGTAGCAACCGGCTTTCATTTAAAACCAGAAACTCAACTCGCGGACTTACTTGGTTGTGACTTCTCTTTTGATGAACTGAGCCAGTTGTGGCTACTTAACACGGACGGGGAAGGGCGTACGTCGGTACCTCACGTTTATAGTGCGGGTGATGGAACCGCTATTTTAGGTGCAGATGCTGCCGAGTGTGCTGGGCGTTTAGCCGCCTTATCACTGTTACAAGATTTGGATCCGGCGGCAATGGTATTGACGATGACCCATAATCGGCAAAAAGCCCTGAAACAAAAAATGCTCAAAAAACTCGCGCGGTTTCGCCGGTTTGGTTTGGGATTACAAAAAGCGTTTCCTTGGCCTGCGCATATGATTTCTGAGTTAACGGATGAGACGGTCGTCTGTCGCTGTGAAATGATTAAAGCGGGCGAAATTAAGCAAAGTGTTCGTTATAAACAGGCTGATGAAGTCAACCGTTCTAAATCATTTACCAGAGTAGGTATGGGACGTTGCCAAGGCCGGTATTGTGAGCATGTTAATCGCCACTTAATCGCGAAAGCATCACAGCATAATGATACGTTCGTAGGACGCCAGCGTTCTCAAGCGCCAGTCAAACCTCTGCCTGTGGATGTGTATTTGCATCAACCTCAAATCATTAACCAGATTCCAGTGGTGAACTTAGTTGATGAACGGAATGGAGAGTCGGAGGTGAGTGCATGA
- a CDS encoding NAD(P)/FAD-dependent oxidoreductase — MSQTNFYDVIIVGGGFMGTASAFFLSQRGIKVGLFEQNRIGQYASGVNFGNVRRQGRHLDQLELANRSRDLWGKLPQLIGDDLEFIQSGHMRIGYEEQVIQQFEDYANDPRAQALKLEVLTGKALHDRFPYLGKDVLVGSYAPLDGHANPRLVSPAFARVAKKLGADIYEHCEISRVAKNEHGFTVQTKEGVIYHCHQLLITAGAWAQRLSNQFGESVPLFTRGPQMTVTEPLPYRFKTVIGVSSPNEMDSIYFRQIPRGNIIIGGCHRTIPDMDARKARFEPQAMIYQMQQLHRIVPELSNIHIIRSWSGIESYLPDSLPIMGPSSTTEGLYYAFGFCGHGFQLGPAVGDVMAELIATGETSTYIEPFDIQRFLPQPAKRIA; from the coding sequence ATGAGCCAGACAAATTTTTACGATGTGATCATAGTTGGTGGTGGCTTTATGGGGACGGCCAGTGCCTTTTTCCTTAGCCAACGTGGAATTAAGGTTGGTTTGTTTGAGCAAAATAGGATTGGGCAGTATGCCAGTGGCGTCAACTTTGGCAACGTACGCCGCCAAGGTCGCCATCTGGATCAGCTGGAACTCGCTAACCGCTCGCGAGATTTATGGGGAAAATTGCCGCAACTGATCGGTGACGATTTGGAGTTTATTCAAAGTGGTCATATGCGGATTGGTTATGAAGAACAGGTCATTCAACAATTTGAAGATTACGCCAACGATCCACGAGCACAAGCTCTTAAGTTAGAAGTATTAACCGGCAAAGCGCTACATGATCGTTTCCCCTATTTGGGTAAAGATGTTCTGGTTGGCTCATATGCACCACTTGATGGACACGCTAACCCCCGTTTAGTCTCACCAGCTTTTGCTCGCGTTGCCAAAAAGCTAGGAGCGGATATTTATGAACATTGTGAAATATCTCGCGTGGCAAAGAACGAGCACGGCTTCACCGTTCAGACCAAAGAAGGGGTGATATACCATTGCCATCAATTGCTAATTACTGCGGGCGCTTGGGCTCAAAGGTTATCTAATCAGTTTGGCGAATCGGTACCACTGTTTACGCGTGGACCGCAAATGACGGTAACCGAACCATTACCTTATCGGTTTAAAACAGTCATTGGGGTCTCTTCGCCCAATGAAATGGATTCAATCTATTTTCGTCAGATACCAAGAGGGAATATAATCATCGGCGGATGCCATCGCACTATCCCTGATATGGACGCCCGCAAAGCCCGTTTTGAGCCTCAAGCGATGATTTACCAGATGCAGCAGCTGCACCGTATTGTTCCTGAGCTGAGTAATATTCATATTATTCGCAGTTGGAGTGGTATCGAAAGTTATTTACCTGACTCACTGCCTATTATGGGGCCAAGCAGTACTACGGAAGGGCTCTATTATGCATTTGGATTTTGTGGACATGGGTTCCAGTTAGGCCCAGCAGTTGGGGACGTGATGGCAGAACTTATCGCGACAGGTGAGACATCGACGTATATTGAACCATTTGATATTCAGAGATTTTTGCCACAACCAGCCAAGAGAATTGCTTAA
- a CDS encoding HAD family hydrolase codes for MKKKEVEVLILDCDGVLINHHQGFLTNLYNLRQDLPQNSVTRRAAITAFETAYAKYIERLPELGFSAIQCFCFAEVLEHFSRETNWREMLHYSRSIGKWPDYEDAYGALHYLKKFYRVVVRCDREMEDIEFIKKRFGIEKNDILLRDMEPDQIQRFLRSIGLTDEQGLVVTNPQNAQRLSFPYIREISRAFDGSKESLVSLIVEHQRKLRISGTEYA; via the coding sequence ATGAAAAAAAAGGAAGTAGAAGTTCTAATCCTCGATTGTGACGGGGTTCTAATAAATCATCATCAAGGCTTTTTGACCAATTTGTATAATCTGCGGCAGGATCTGCCGCAGAATAGTGTGACTCGGCGAGCGGCGATCACGGCATTTGAAACGGCCTACGCCAAATATATTGAACGACTTCCTGAACTTGGCTTTTCTGCCATTCAATGCTTCTGTTTTGCGGAAGTTCTAGAACACTTTTCTCGTGAAACAAACTGGAGAGAAATGCTGCATTATTCTCGCTCGATAGGTAAATGGCCTGATTATGAAGATGCCTATGGAGCATTACATTATCTAAAGAAATTTTATCGTGTGGTTGTGCGTTGTGATAGAGAAATGGAAGATATTGAATTTATTAAAAAAAGATTCGGTATTGAGAAAAATGACATTTTGTTACGCGATATGGAACCTGATCAAATTCAACGTTTTCTTAGGTCAATTGGGCTTACCGATGAGCAGGGATTAGTGGTCACTAATCCGCAAAATGCTCAACGACTTTCGTTTCCCTATATTCGAGAGATTAGTCGAGCTTTTGATGGTTCAAAGGAATCGTTAGTCAGTCTTATTGTTGAACATCAGAGAAAACTTAGGATAAGTGGCACTGAATATGCTTAG
- a CDS encoding aspartate aminotransferase family protein has protein sequence MEMGANTANLMELKNQNVPRGLVNAHPVAIETASGTELWDVDGQRYLDFVGGIGVLNVGHSHPAVVKAVNDQLGKISHPCAQVAIYEPYIKVAQELNALVGKGKEQYKTVLLSSGAEAVENAVKIARGYTNRPAVISFRGGFHGRTLLGSTLTGMSAPYKQNFGPLAAEVYHTVYPNEFRGITSEDALDALNELFLTDVTPDRVAAIIIESVQGDGGFLQAPTEFMQALRDITTEHGIVLICDEIQAGFGRTGTMFGYEHTGVQPDLVTTAKSLAGGLPLSAVVGKADIMDGPLPGGLGGTYGGNALACAAALAVIDLYKNEDLLDLSRRNGEFFKAGLNDIMPKFKEIADVRGAGFMLAMELTKGDDALTPDADITQSLIDACRAEGLLVIKCGTYRNAIRFLPPVNTPQEQLIEALSMLERACKKVLTAQ, from the coding sequence ATGGAAATGGGTGCAAATACTGCAAATTTAATGGAATTGAAAAACCAAAATGTGCCAAGAGGTTTGGTCAATGCTCACCCTGTGGCCATCGAGACAGCTTCAGGAACTGAGCTGTGGGATGTTGATGGTCAGCGTTATTTAGATTTTGTCGGTGGGATTGGTGTATTAAACGTCGGTCACAGCCATCCAGCAGTGGTCAAGGCGGTTAATGATCAGCTTGGCAAAATTTCGCACCCTTGTGCTCAGGTAGCGATTTACGAACCGTATATTAAAGTGGCGCAAGAGCTCAATGCGCTAGTGGGCAAAGGGAAAGAACAATATAAAACGGTGTTGTTATCATCTGGCGCAGAAGCTGTTGAAAATGCAGTGAAAATTGCGCGTGGTTACACCAATCGTCCGGCTGTTATTTCATTTCGTGGTGGTTTCCACGGTCGTACTTTATTGGGCAGCACATTAACCGGCATGAGTGCGCCATATAAGCAGAACTTTGGCCCTTTGGCAGCGGAAGTGTATCACACTGTTTATCCAAATGAATTTCGTGGCATTACCAGTGAAGATGCGCTAGACGCGTTAAATGAATTGTTTTTAACGGATGTGACTCCCGACCGAGTGGCGGCCATAATTATTGAGTCAGTACAGGGTGATGGTGGATTTTTACAAGCACCAACTGAATTTATGCAAGCGCTGCGCGATATCACCACAGAGCACGGCATTGTGCTGATTTGCGATGAAATACAAGCAGGTTTTGGGCGCACCGGTACGATGTTCGGTTATGAACATACTGGCGTTCAACCCGATCTCGTCACCACAGCGAAAAGTCTGGCAGGAGGGTTACCACTATCGGCGGTTGTCGGCAAAGCTGACATTATGGATGGGCCGCTACCAGGAGGACTAGGCGGTACCTATGGAGGCAATGCATTGGCATGTGCAGCAGCGCTTGCGGTTATCGATCTGTACAAAAATGAAGATTTGCTCGATTTATCACGCCGTAATGGGGAGTTCTTTAAAGCGGGATTGAACGACATTATGCCAAAATTCAAAGAAATTGCTGACGTTCGTGGTGCGGGTTTTATGTTAGCGATGGAACTCACGAAAGGGGATGATGCGCTAACGCCGGATGCAGACATCACCCAATCATTAATTGATGCTTGCCGTGCAGAAGGTCTGCTGGTGATTAAATGTGGGACTTATCGTAATGCCATACGTTTCTTACCACCGGTTAATACGCCGCAAGAGCAGTTAATTGAGGCACTAAGCATGCTTGAACGAGCATGTAAAAAAGTACTCACCGCGCAATAA
- a CDS encoding NAD-dependent succinate-semialdehyde dehydrogenase, translating into MAQSSFISSLNDPSLLKEQAYYQGQWFDADDSSTIDVINPSTSEVIATVPALSKAQVLDSIEFAEQSWASWRKVPTAERSAILYRWYDLMMENQDDLGLIMTLEQGKPLPEAKGEIAYAASFIKWFAEEARRIQGQTLTSPSADRRIMTIKQPIGVCAAITPWNFPAAMITRKCAPALAAGCPIVVKPADLTPLSALALAELAERAGVPAGIFNVLTGDAELIGGVFTSHDAIRKITFTGSTRVGRLLMEQSASSIKRLSLELGGNAPFIVFDDADIAAAVDGLMVSKFRNAGQTCVCANRVFVHDAIYDEFAAALKVKVEQLVVGDGMAQGTTIGPMINQAAVQKVKYHIEDALENGATLLSGGVPDDDQPFVVPTILTNVSLDSVVCREETFGPLAPLIRFTDEESVIEEANNTPFGLGAYYYTSDMPRAWRVGEALEFGMVGLNSGIISMDIAPFGGIKQSGLGREGSQLGLDEYLEVKAWHMGNL; encoded by the coding sequence ATGGCACAGTCTTCATTTATTAGCTCATTGAACGATCCATCATTACTCAAAGAGCAAGCGTATTACCAAGGCCAATGGTTTGATGCTGATGATAGCTCTACGATTGATGTCATCAATCCATCAACCTCTGAAGTAATTGCAACCGTTCCTGCTTTATCAAAAGCTCAGGTGTTAGATAGCATTGAGTTTGCGGAACAAAGTTGGGCCAGTTGGCGCAAAGTACCGACGGCTGAACGCTCCGCCATTTTGTACCGTTGGTACGATCTCATGATGGAAAACCAAGATGACTTGGGGCTTATCATGACGTTAGAGCAAGGTAAGCCATTACCAGAAGCTAAAGGCGAGATTGCATATGCGGCGAGTTTTATTAAATGGTTTGCCGAAGAGGCGCGCCGTATTCAAGGGCAAACACTGACGTCGCCTTCAGCAGATCGTCGGATTATGACGATCAAACAGCCGATAGGTGTGTGTGCGGCGATAACGCCGTGGAACTTTCCTGCAGCGATGATTACTCGAAAATGTGCACCAGCGCTGGCCGCGGGCTGTCCAATAGTGGTGAAACCGGCTGATTTAACGCCACTATCCGCACTGGCGTTGGCTGAATTAGCTGAACGTGCCGGTGTGCCAGCAGGGATATTTAATGTGCTCACTGGCGATGCCGAGCTGATTGGAGGTGTGTTTACTTCTCATGATGCCATTCGCAAAATCACCTTTACAGGGTCTACTCGTGTAGGGCGCCTATTAATGGAGCAGAGTGCCAGCTCTATCAAACGTTTGAGTTTGGAATTAGGCGGTAATGCACCATTTATTGTTTTTGATGATGCCGATATAGCGGCTGCTGTTGATGGTTTAATGGTCAGCAAATTCCGTAACGCAGGACAAACCTGTGTATGTGCTAACCGCGTATTTGTACATGATGCCATTTACGATGAATTTGCCGCGGCACTTAAAGTGAAAGTGGAGCAGTTAGTGGTGGGCGATGGTATGGCTCAAGGCACCACGATTGGTCCAATGATCAATCAAGCAGCGGTGCAAAAGGTGAAATACCATATTGAGGATGCGTTGGAAAATGGGGCGACATTACTGAGTGGTGGCGTGCCGGATGATGACCAACCATTTGTCGTGCCAACGATCTTAACCAACGTCAGTTTAGACTCCGTGGTGTGCCGTGAAGAAACCTTTGGTCCATTAGCTCCTCTGATTCGCTTTACTGATGAAGAAAGCGTCATTGAGGAAGCCAATAACACGCCATTTGGCCTCGGTGCTTATTATTACACGTCTGATATGCCACGAGCTTGGCGCGTCGGTGAAGCGTTAGAGTTTGGCATGGTCGGCCTAAACTCTGGCATTATCTCAATGGATATCGCGCCATTTGGTGGGATTAAACAATCTGGATTGGGACGTGAAGGTTCACAACTTGGTTTAGATGAATACCTAGAAGTTAAAGCTTGGCACATGGGTAATTTATAA
- the argE gene encoding acetylornithine deacetylase — protein sequence MTDAELLERLIRFPTISSESNLDLIKYVADLLQSHGINTTQIDDPDQAKAALFASVGDPSVPGILLSGHSDVVPVAGQNWHYEPFNPQIESGKLYGRGACDMKGFLAVAINVMISLAQKPLSRPVHLAISFDEELGCLGVKDLLLHLKHIEVEPLLCIVGEPTLMNIALGYKGKAAYRVHCHGQEAHSSRAPLSVNAIYLACDVMAQLRQMQRDFKQHGARDEAYDIPYSTVHVGKIEGGKAINIVPQQCDFDFEIRHLAEDDLDASLNTVFEQAKEIVAQAREEHPDSNADIQFECMSRYPGLNTESDNAMVQSLMAHSTPETQLIKVAFGSEGGLFSQYLNAPVVVCGPGSIAQAHKPDEYVELTQLDACHQLLEQFTAHICE from the coding sequence ATGACGGATGCAGAACTGCTTGAGCGACTTATTCGCTTTCCGACGATTTCTTCAGAATCAAACCTAGACTTAATCAAATATGTCGCTGATTTATTGCAAAGTCACGGTATCAATACCACGCAAATTGACGATCCCGATCAGGCAAAGGCCGCGCTGTTTGCTTCCGTTGGTGATCCATCCGTTCCTGGCATATTGTTATCGGGGCATTCAGATGTTGTCCCGGTCGCGGGGCAAAATTGGCATTATGAGCCTTTTAACCCTCAAATTGAGAGTGGTAAGCTCTACGGGCGAGGGGCCTGTGATATGAAAGGCTTTCTTGCTGTCGCAATTAACGTCATGATTTCACTAGCACAGAAACCGTTATCACGACCGGTACATTTAGCGATCAGTTTTGATGAAGAGTTGGGGTGTTTAGGCGTTAAAGATCTTTTATTGCATCTAAAGCATATCGAAGTCGAACCACTATTGTGTATTGTAGGTGAACCGACATTAATGAATATTGCTTTGGGATACAAAGGGAAAGCAGCGTATCGCGTTCATTGCCATGGTCAGGAAGCACATTCATCACGGGCACCTTTGTCAGTCAATGCGATTTATTTAGCGTGTGATGTGATGGCGCAATTGCGCCAAATGCAGCGTGATTTTAAACAGCATGGAGCCAGAGACGAGGCATACGATATTCCGTACTCGACAGTGCATGTTGGGAAAATAGAAGGTGGGAAAGCAATTAATATCGTGCCACAACAGTGCGACTTTGATTTTGAAATCCGCCACCTAGCGGAAGATGATTTGGATGCATCACTCAATACCGTGTTTGAACAAGCCAAAGAGATTGTTGCTCAAGCAAGAGAAGAGCATCCTGATAGTAATGCGGATATTCAATTTGAGTGCATGAGTCGTTACCCGGGATTGAATACTGAGTCAGATAACGCCATGGTGCAATCTTTGATGGCGCATTCCACACCAGAAACTCAATTGATAAAGGTAGCATTCGGTTCTGAAGGTGGGTTGTTTTCTCAATACTTAAATGCCCCAGTTGTTGTTTGCGGCCCAGGTTCAATTGCCCAAGCGCATAAACCAGATGAATATGTTGAGCTTACACAGCTCGACGCTTGTCACCAATTACTCGAGCAATTTACTGCTCACATATGTGAATAA
- a CDS encoding 2-hydroxyacid dehydrogenase, which translates to MVILYNSMPKRGQHWQQRLKQDFPDVEFRLWPDHGDLNEVTGIVVWKVDTELLAQLPNLQVIFTVSAGIDQIPLDCIPESVQLIRMIDHDLEQQLTEYSCATALSIYRGFHLYREAQAQSSWKPHSVGPASEYRIGVMGLGQQGKAILHGLKPFGFALSGWARSQYSLEGVDCFAGNEHLPDFLNQLDILLCVLPLTEQTRDILNQTLFEQLPQGAALINIGRGEHLVEQDLINALNEQHLSYAVLDVTREEPLPKEHPFWLHPKIMLTPHAAGLTRPESGYQSFIKNLQSYLNGEKAIGWVDRNKGY; encoded by the coding sequence GTGGTTATTCTTTATAACTCAATGCCTAAACGAGGCCAACATTGGCAGCAACGACTCAAACAAGACTTTCCGGATGTCGAATTTCGTCTCTGGCCAGATCACGGTGATTTAAATGAGGTGACGGGAATAGTGGTTTGGAAGGTCGATACTGAACTACTTGCTCAGTTACCAAATTTACAAGTAATTTTTACCGTTTCAGCAGGTATCGACCAAATTCCTCTCGATTGTATTCCCGAAAGTGTGCAATTAATTCGAATGATTGATCACGATCTTGAACAACAATTAACTGAATACAGCTGTGCCACTGCGCTATCCATTTATCGCGGTTTCCATCTTTATCGTGAAGCGCAAGCACAGAGTAGCTGGAAGCCACACAGTGTTGGTCCTGCTAGCGAATACCGTATCGGTGTGATGGGACTAGGTCAGCAAGGTAAAGCTATTTTGCACGGACTTAAACCGTTTGGTTTTGCACTTAGCGGTTGGGCAAGAAGCCAATATTCATTAGAAGGGGTCGACTGCTTCGCTGGCAATGAGCACTTACCAGACTTTCTCAATCAACTTGATATTTTACTTTGCGTTTTACCATTAACCGAGCAAACTCGAGATATTCTCAACCAGACCTTGTTTGAACAATTGCCACAAGGTGCCGCGCTTATCAATATTGGCCGTGGTGAACATTTAGTAGAACAAGATCTTATCAATGCATTAAATGAACAACATTTGAGTTATGCGGTATTGGATGTCACCAGAGAAGAACCTCTGCCGAAAGAACATCCATTTTGGTTACACCCTAAGATCATGTTAACTCCACATGCTGCTGGCTTAACCCGCCCAGAATCAGGCTACCAATCCTTTATCAAAAACTTGCAAAGCTATTTAAATGGTGAGAAAGCGATAGGATGGGTTGACCGAAATAAAGGCTATTAA